ACTGCCTACACATTCCTAATCCCTGTTAATACGGAAGCATTATCTGCATTGCTTCGAAATTTACAATAAATACCAGATTGTCGATCGTATTCTGTTTCAAAGGTGAACACTATGTAGTCATTAAGTGCAGATAAAGCGATTTCATTGTGTAAATATTGCACCGAGGATGATTCGGTGTCGTGCGATAAGTCCTTAGGATAGTATGGCTGTATCTGTGCTCTTTAGGTTAGCTCATATCCAGAATTCATTTGGTAAATTCGATTTCCCAACAAACTTTATTAGTCATTCGTTCTTACTGAATTACATTTGTAGAATAAAAGGGATGTCATGCATTAAATATCTGCTTAAAACATAAACTAAATAATATAAACTGAATATATGAATAAACATCAATCATTCTTCACAGGAGGAGATGGCTTCTTCGAAGTTGAGAAGTAGAAAACTTTCTCCAAAACAAGAGGCTGCATATTTTATATCTGCATGTAAAGACAAAGATGGACTTTATGTGAAatatataaattcatataaaggTAAATTTAAAGTTTGTGTACGAATATTTGATTTTATCCAGGGTTTTTTTGTGTATTAATGTTATGGTGCTTATTGTTAACAGGGATCATCGTGCAGGAGCATTCGAggctgatcttaatctagtGTTTGCTATCTCTTGTAGGCCGTGGGGTATACAGCAGATTCCATTTTGAGAGGGGAGATTTTCTTCTGGAATACAGAGGGCAACTCATCAGCAGGCATGAATGTGAAAGTAGACAGAAAATATATCATGATGCCCTCAAAGTGTTCATGtttgaattttatttcaatGGAAAATTGTTTTGGTATGTATGACATTGCATGTTCTTTAACATAATATAAGCCTTTGGTGACTGCTGACatactcatttttaaatgtctttaGTGCTCTGATATTTACTAGAATATGGTAGTTTTTCTGACTTTTCACTTTATGTGATACAGCATTGATGCTGCCCGAGACGATGGCTCCCTTGGGAGACTGGTGAATGATGACCATGTTAGCCCAAacagcaaaatgaaaaaaatcaccATATCAGGAAAGCCCCATCTATGTTTATTCGCAACCAGAAGCATTAGTCCTGGAGAAGAAATTACATATAACTACGGTGACTCTGACTGGCCATGGAGATGCAAGGTATTTAGACATGAAAGAACCATTTAGAAATAATCATCCTTCTGCAAAAGAAGGGTGAAATCCAGATATGTTACTTAAGTGATTAAAAGTATTTTCATTAGTTTATATTCTTTTTCTCAAGCCTTTCTCATTGACAATGATTATCGTATATCATAATATATAACTAATATTTACAGGTGGCTACTGAAAAAGACCAACTGCACCCAAAAGAGCAGAGCACATCAAGTGAGGTAGGGAGGACAGGGAAAGTAATTCAGTTAAACTCTTGTATGTGTGATTATTAGGTTTAAGTAGTTGGAGATATAGATGTGTGTTGAATGAGGATATGCAGAGAGAATGCTGGTAATTCTCTGTCCCTGCAAAAGGGAGATCAGCGTGTGAAAGTGTGCTTGACAAAAGCATTGTCTGTGAGGATATGGTGTTGATGAGAACTGCAGAGATTACTGGGATTTTGTGTTTGAACATTGTGTGAAACAATGCTTAGATATTAGAAATGCAGTtctgtcaatgatagttttatgtaattttttttgtactgatttAGTTGTATAGTTTTGCTTATGTGTGGTAGGAGCATTTAATTGACTGTTAACATTCTGCTCTCTCCAGCATTCCTACCATGTGCAGtatggaattatatttttatttgtgtttctagaacataaccgatgtgggaatgactacgaatgtccagttgttgccagaaggacagcatgcagatgtcctaagagaagagacagaagaggtaagtgtgtaaacacaaacctagtttggcggtacactaggttttaagaggaccctgcaaatgtgtttcggcgtagagttttatcagttgtgtgtgtatatagtgtttgacagaaacatggactcgggggtcttcttaatatgaagctgtaatttatgtcatagatggccttttgctgtgtttttgagtGGGTTCACCACACTGGAACATAGACCACTTATAGCAAGCAGtgttttgcatgaaatattGTTCTGAAAACTATTTTGTAGGCTGTTTCTGAGGGAGACCCCTGTGCCAATACTCTGATGGATACCTCATCACTTAACAAAGAAATGGAACAGGTAATTTGCATTATGTGCCATGCATTAGGAGCTTAGATATTAGAAATGCAGTtctgtcaatgatagttttatgtaatttttttgtactgatttAGTTGTATAGTTTTGCTTATGTGTGGTAGGAGCATTTAATTGACTGTTAACATTCTGCTCTCTCCAGCATTCCTACCATGTGCAGtatggaattatatttttatttgtgtttctagaacataaccgatgtgggaatgactacgaatgtccagttgttgccagaaggacagcatgcagatgtcctaagagaagagacagaagaggtaagtgtgtaaacacaaacctagtttggcggtacactaggttttaagaggaccctgcaaatgtgtttcggcgtagagttttatcagttgtgtgtgtatatagtgtttgacagaaacatggactcgggggtcttcttaatatgaagctgtaatttatgtcatagatggccttttgctgtgtttttgagcGGGTTCACCACACTGGAACATAGACCACTTATAGCAAGCAGtgttttgcatgaaatattGTTCTGAAAACTATTTTGTAGGCTGTTTCTGAGGGAGACCCCTGTGCCAATACTCTGATGGATACCTCATCACTTAGCAAAGAAATGGAACAGGTAATTTGCATTATGTGCCATGCATTAGGAGCTTAGATATTAGAAATGCAGTtctgtcaatgatagttttatgtaatttttttgtactgatttagttgtatagttttgcttatgtgtggtaggagcatttcatttactgttaacattctgctctctccagcataactactatgtgcagtatggaattatatttttatttgtgtttttagaacataaccgatgtgggaatgactacgaatgtccagttgttgccagaaggacagcatgcagatgtcctaagagaagagacagaagaggtaagtgtgtaaacacaaacctagtttggcggtacactaggttttaagaggaccctgcaaatgtgtttcggcgtagagttttatcagctgtgtgtgtatatagtgtttgacagaaacatggactcgggggacttcttaatatgaagctgtaatttatgtcatagatggccttttgctgtgtttttgagcGGGTTCACCACACTGGAACATAGACCACTTATAGCAAGCAGtgttttgcatgaaatattGTTCTGAAAACTATTTTGTAGGCTGTTTCTGAGGGAGACCCCTGTGCCAATACTCTGATGGATAACTCATCACTTAGCAAAGAAATGGAACAGGTAATTTGCATTATGTGCCATGCATTAGGAGCTTAGATATTAGAAATGCAGTtctgtcaatgatagttttatgtaatttttttgtactgatttAGTTGTATAGTTTTGCTTATGTGTGGTAGGAGCATTTCATTTACTGTTAACATTCTGCTCTCTCCAGCATAACTACTTTGTGCAGtatggaattatatttttatttgtgtttctagaacataaccgatgtgggaatgactacgaatgtccagttgttgccagaaggacagcatgcagatgtcctaagagaagagacagaagaggtaagtgtgtaaacacaaacctagtttggcggtacactaggttttaagaggaccctgcaaatgtgtttcggcgtagagttttatcagctgtgtgtgtatatagtgtttgacagaaacatggactcgggggtcttcttaatatgaagctgtaatttatgtcatagatggccttttgctgtgtttttgagcGGGTTCACCACACTGGAACATAGACCACTTATAGCAAGCAGtgttttgcatgaaatattGTTCTGAAAACTATTTTGTAGGCTGTTTCTGAGGGAGACCCCTGTGCCAATACTCTGATGGATAACTCATCACTTAGCAAAGAAATGGAACAGGTAATTTGCATTATGTGCCATGCATTAGGAGCTTAGATATTAGAAATGCAGTtctgtcaatgatagttttatgtaatttttttgtactgatttagttgtatagttttgcttatgtgtggtaggagcatttcatttactgttaacattctgctctctccagcataactactatgtgcagtatggaattatatttttatttgtgtttctagaacataaccgatgtgggaatgactacgaatgtccagttgttgccagaaggacagcatgcagatgtcctaagagaagagacagaagaggtaagtgtgtaaacacaaacctagtttggcggtacactaggttttaagaggaccctgcaaatgtgtttcggcgtagagttttatcagttgtgtgtgtatatagtgtttgacagaaacatggactCGGGGGTCTTCTTTAtatgaagctgtaatttatgtcatagatggccttttgctgtgtttttgagcGGGTTCACCACACTGGAGCATATACTACTTATAGAAAGTAGTGTTTTGCATGTACATTAGGTTTTAAGAGCATCGTGCAAATGTTTCAGCATGTCATAAATGGTCTTGTACAGTGGTTTTAAATAAGTTCGCAACAATAATGCCATAAGGATGCACTGGATGGTCATGGAGAATACTAGATTACTGATGAGTGACTTTAATTATTAATTCCACTAGTTGCTACTtagaatatatataatattcctTAGTTTTCTGTAATTAAAATAGCTTTTGATGAGTGGCACAaatttaaaaatagaaatagATCTGCAAGACCTAAGTCTTACAGTACTATTGTTCAACTGATTCAATCACGTGAACTTCAGCTGATTATCTATGGGTCACCAGATCAGCAACCATAAGCATCTACTGTGTTTAGGAATAAGCATCTACTGTGTTTAGCTTATTtagtttattttagtttattttgcACTTTGTGTATTGTAGGAGCACAAAACGCCA
The sequence above is a segment of the Brienomyrus brachyistius isolate T26 chromosome 12, BBRACH_0.4, whole genome shotgun sequence genome. Coding sequences within it:
- the LOC125704732 gene encoding uncharacterized protein LOC125704732 isoform X2; the protein is MASSKLRSRKLSPKQEAAYFISACKDKDGLYVKYINSYKGRGVYSRFHFERGDFLLEYRGQLISRHECESRQKIYHDALKVFMFEFYFNGKLFCIDAARDDGSLGRLVNDDHVSPNSKMKKITISGKPHLCLFATRSISPGEEITYNYGDSDWPWRCKVATEKDQLHPKEQSTSSENITDVGMTTNVQLLPEGQHADVLREETEEAVSEGDPCANTLMDTSSLNKEMEQNITDVGMTTNVQLLPEGQHADVLREETEEAVSEGDPCANTLMDTSSLSKEMEQNITDVGMTTNVQLLPEGQHADVLREETEEAVSEGDPCANTLMDNSSLSKEMEQNITDVGMTTNVQLLPEGQHADVLREETEEAVSEGDPCANTLMDNSSLSKEMEQNITDVGMTTNVQLLPEGQHADVLREETEEVATKLDFCKTGGHRSSFPNENVEKPCKHEVIHANFSSMDKCSACFGPVAPLKWIGLRCKVCSKFWHKNCFAKFEKNDEEPLSWMRST